One genomic region from Arthrobacter sp. FB24 encodes:
- a CDS encoding YesL family protein: MLAGSFSAKAYSFFDTVLWIACLNLLWLVFSLAGLGVLGVGPATAAAQILVRRRVRGEAAPLLRSFTVEYGRNFGRGNGLALPVLLAGAALALNWNYFSRSGDLLSQLMAAGAFVAAIFLVAVACHLFPMFARYELPLPQYLLMSSRFALRHLAGTAILLFVTAAVLFASQALPGLIPFFSVGAWLYVTGWLCDRFFTANDESVTGAAGDAAARDAAGTARPAVMAGAPAA, from the coding sequence GTGCTGGCTGGAAGTTTTAGCGCCAAGGCATATTCATTCTTCGACACCGTGCTGTGGATTGCATGCCTGAATCTGCTGTGGCTGGTGTTCTCGCTTGCCGGCCTGGGTGTACTGGGCGTGGGCCCCGCCACGGCGGCGGCGCAGATCCTGGTGCGCCGCAGGGTCCGGGGCGAGGCTGCTCCGCTGCTTCGCTCCTTCACCGTGGAATATGGCCGCAACTTCGGCCGCGGCAACGGACTGGCGCTGCCGGTCCTGCTTGCCGGAGCGGCCCTGGCCCTGAACTGGAACTACTTCTCCCGCTCCGGCGACCTCCTGTCCCAGCTGATGGCTGCCGGCGCGTTCGTGGCCGCGATTTTCCTGGTGGCCGTGGCCTGCCACCTCTTCCCGATGTTTGCCCGCTATGAGCTTCCGCTCCCGCAGTACCTCCTGATGTCCTCGCGGTTTGCGCTCAGGCACCTCGCGGGCACGGCAATCCTGCTCTTCGTGACCGCCGCAGTGCTGTTCGCCAGCCAGGCCCTCCCCGGGCTGATCCCGTTCTTCAGCGTCGGAGCGTGGCTCTACGTGACCGGCTGGCTGTGCGACCGGTTCTTCACTGCGAACGACGAATCCGTGACCGGCGCGGCCGGGGATGCCGCGGCCAGGGATGCCGCCGGCACCGCGCGCCCGGCGGTAATGGCCGGAGCCCCCGCTGCCTGA